A stretch of the Aspergillus puulaauensis MK2 DNA, chromosome 6, nearly complete sequence genome encodes the following:
- a CDS encoding putative lysophospholipase (COG:E;~EggNog:ENOG410PH5F;~InterPro:IPR036152,IPR006034,IPR002110,IPR041725, IPR036770,IPR040919,IPR027474,IPR027473,IPR020683, IPR037152;~PFAM:PF00023,PF00710,PF17763,PF12796;~go_function: GO:0005515 - protein binding [Evidence IEA]), whose amino-acid sequence MVAADDFIPELAEGQTEQPVPESRVLIIMTGGTICMQPSPVGLVPARDFQEQCLARVPTFNDGSHSTMMDVVANDAGEIKGHPSLRTPMTAYGRRVRYTVFEFDELLDSSSIDAKGWAQIAQTIERNYTYFDGFVVLHGTDSLAYTCSALSFMLKNLGKPVIVTGAQAPMLELQNDATDNLLGSLVVAGHFMIPEVCLYFNNKLFRGNRSTKVAASDFNAFNSPNCAPLAVTTSMRTNVNWEIVNRPKSLEHFSIQTNLDTTHVACLRIFPGIKPEMVDAVLKLDGLRGLVLETFGAGNAPHGQDNAMTKVFADAISRGIVIVNITQCLTGSVSAVYATGMSLSKAGVVAGLDMTTEAALTKLAYLLALPGATPKVVANNMSLSLRGELTESSQPVFRHPDGALPERVQALTVLGYAIAQGDLARVEEIVKSEHHWLLNDADYSGNTPVHLAATSPSVDILRFLLLQGGSVHLRNRNGRTPLFLAANAGLSEHVHLLRKSGAHLHSDERTAAQLLARRRPGTWGLAGIGPREISDREMEEAGDRYRAGSSHWPMAGSAP is encoded by the exons ATGGTTGCCGCCGATGATTTCATCCCCGAGCTGGCTGAGGGCCAGACGGAACAGCCAGTCCCCGAGTCGCGGGTATTGATTATCATGACTGGTGGTACAATTTGCATGCAACCATCGCCAGTGGGGCTGGTACCTGCTCGAGACTTCCAGGAGCAATGCTTAGCGCGGGTGCCTACGTTCAACGATGGATCACACTCGACAATGATGGATGTTGTGGCCAACGACGCGGGGGAGATCAAAGGCCATCCAAGCCTGCGAACCCCAATGACGGCATATGGCCGACGAGTGAGGTATACCGTCTTTGAATTCGATGAACTACTGGACAGTAGCTCTATCGATGCCAAGGGTTGGGCTCAAATTGCGCAAACCATTGAGCGAAACTACACATATTTCGATGGGTTTGTTGTGCTCCATGGGACAGACAGTCTGGCGTATACCTGCTCCGCACTGAGCTTTATGCTCAAAAATCTCGGAAAGCCTGTGATTGTCACTGGAGCACAGGCTCCAATGCTTGAGCTACAGAACGATGCTACAGATAACCTTCTGGGGTCGCTGGTTGTGGCTGGCCACTTCATGATTCCTGAGGTCTGCCTGTATTTCAACAACAAATTGTTTCGTGGCAACCGGTCCACCAAGGTAGCGGCAAGCGACTTCAATGCGTTTAATTCGCCCAATTGCGCGCCGCTGGCTGTGACAACATCGATGCGCACAAATGTCAACTGGGAAATTGTAAACCGGCCTAAAAGCCTCGAGCACTTTAGCATCCAAACTAACCTAGACACCACCCATGTCGCGTGCCTCCGCATCTTCCCGGGTATCAAGCCAGAGATGGTGGATGCAGTATTGAAACTAGATGGTCTTCGTGGCCTGGTCTTGGAAACATTTGGCGCAGGAAATGCACCTCACGGTCAAGACAATGCCATGACCAAGGTCTTTGCTGACGCGATTTCTCGAGGAATTGTCATTGTCAACATCACCCAAT GTCTGACTGGCAGTGTCAGCGCAGTTTATGCTACTGGAATGAGCCTGTCCAAGGCTGGGGTAGTTGCAGGGTTGGACATGACTACAGAAGCAGCACTGACCAAGCTTGCCTACCTGCTTGCGCTCCCGGGGGCAACACCCAAGGTGGTAGCAAACAACATGTCTCTGTCGCTTCGTGGCGAATTGACAGAGTCGTCGCAGCCAGTGTTCCGCCATCCAGATGGAGCTCTGCCCGAGAGAGTCCAGGCGCTCACAGTCCTGGGGTACGCTATCGCCCAGGGGGACCTTGCTCGGGTTGAGGAAATTGTAAAGAGCGAGCACCATTGGTTGCTGAACGATGCCGACTATTCCGGAAATACTCCAGTG CATCTTGCAGCAACATCACCATCGGTCGATATTCTGCGGTTCCTGCTCCTTCAGGGCGGGTCTGTGCATCTACGAAACCGCAATGGACGCACCCCGCTTTTCCTGGCGGCTAACGCTGGGCTGTCAGAACACGTTCATCTGCTTCGCAAATCGGGAGCGCATTTACACTCAGACGAGCGGACAGCAGCGCAGCTCCTCGCCCGACGGCGGCCTGGAACCTGGGGCCTGGCGGGCATTGGGCCACGTGAAA